In Vespula vulgaris chromosome 10, iyVesVulg1.1, whole genome shotgun sequence, the following are encoded in one genomic region:
- the LOC127066931 gene encoding sestrin homolog isoform X2 produces MFELTRILLMDAFLQNNRLDHVSRVMSSHPLYLDHFLRTQNFILRGDGPLPYDYRHLIAIMAAGRHQCSYLINLQKGEFLLQGGDPLWLQGLRSIPRKLQDLYEINKILAHRPWLLNKTHIEKLTKGADNWSLAEVVHAIVLLAHFHSLSSFVFSCGINEELDNVTGHHYKENIQDNSNKVPPAKEKLSSSPKEIPNGDGKTENVPSPPSSPSIVGEQEVGVETLMERMKRLSEKSESYQITQEELSKRFETVETQSAELAAAPQRSSSILDSDIGLFIDDPTFIYQDFAKRGQLNDIPTFRVQDYSWDDHGYSLVNRLYNDVGNFLDDKFKTTYNLTYYTMGTHSKVDTSRFRRAIWNYIQCMFGIRHDDYDYNEVNQLLERSLKTFIKSAVCYPERVTKKDYDRVMREFKHSEKVHVNLMILEARMQAELLYALRAVMRYMT; encoded by the exons ACACGCATATTGTTGATGGATGCATTCCTTCAGAACAACAGATTGGATCATGTCTCCAGGGTAATGTCATCGCATCCCTTGTATTTAGACCACTTCCTTCGAACTCAAAATTTCATCCTTAGGGGTGATGGACCGCTTCCTTACGACTACAGACATCTCATAGCCATTATG GCCGCGGGTAGGCACCAGTGCAGCTATCTGATAAACCTGCAGAAGGGAGAGTTTCTTCTTCAGGGTGGTGACCCCTTGTGGCTTCAAGGTTTGAGATCGATCCCACGGAAGCTTCAAGATCTCTATGAGATCAATAAAATCTTAGCTCACAGGCCGTGGCTTCTAAATAAAACGCACATAGAG AAACTGACCAAAGGCGCGGACAATTGGTCCTTGGCCGAAGTCGTCCATGCGATAGTCCTTTTGGCTCATTTTCATTCGTTGTCATCGTTCGTTTTCTCATGTGGAATCAACGAAGAATTGGACAACGTAACGGGCCATCATTACAAGGAAAATATACAAGACAATAGCAATAAAGTGCCACCTGCCAAAGAAAAACTTTCTAGTAGCCCCAAGGAAATACCCAATGGCGACGGCAAGACTG aAAACGTACCGTCGCCGCCATCGTCGCCTAGCATAGTTGGTGAACAAGAGGTCGGTGTGGAGACTTTAATGGAGCGAATGAAACGACTTTCCGAAAAGTCCGAGTCTTATCAAATAACGCAAGAAGAATTATCCAAAAGATTTGAAACGGTCGAAACGCAATCAGCCGAATTGGCAGCTGCACCTCAAAGAAGTAGCAGCATTCTTGATTCCGACATCGGCCTGTTCATCGACGATCCTACCTTCATATACCAAGATTTTGCTAAG cGAGGTCAACTGAACGACATACCGACCTTCCGCGTGCAAGACTATTCCTGGGATGACCACGGTTACTCGTTGGTGAATCGACTTTACAACGACGTGGGCAATTTCCTCGACGACAAGTTCAAGACGACTTACAATCTGACGTACTACACGATGGGTACGCATAGTAAGGTCGACACATCTCGTTTCAGACGAGCAATATGGAACTACATCCAATGTATGTTCGGAATAAGGCACGATGACTACGATTATAACGAGGTTAATCAACTCCTCGAACGAAGTCTTAAGACCTTTATCAAAAGCGCTGTCTGTTATCCGGAACGCGTTACTAAGAAGGATTACGATCGTGTCATGAGGGAGTTCAAGCACAGTGAGAAG GTGCATGTGAACTTGATGATATTGGAGGCACGCATGCAAGCGGAATTATTGTATGCTTTACGTGCCGTGATGAGATATATGACCTAA
- the LOC127066931 gene encoding sestrin homolog isoform X3, with the protein MGQIGNDTRILLMDAFLQNNRLDHVSRVMSSHPLYLDHFLRTQNFILRGDGPLPYDYRHLIAIMAAGRHQCSYLINLQKGEFLLQGGDPLWLQGLRSIPRKLQDLYEINKILAHRPWLLNKTHIEKLTKGADNWSLAEVVHAIVLLAHFHSLSSFVFSCGINEELDNVTGHHYKENIQDNSNKVPPAKEKLSSSPKEIPNGDGKTENVPSPPSSPSIVGEQEVGVETLMERMKRLSEKSESYQITQEELSKRFETVETQSAELAAAPQRSSSILDSDIGLFIDDPTFIYQDFAKRGQLNDIPTFRVQDYSWDDHGYSLVNRLYNDVGNFLDDKFKTTYNLTYYTMGTHSKVDTSRFRRAIWNYIQCMFGIRHDDYDYNEVNQLLERSLKTFIKSAVCYPERVTKKDYDRVMREFKHSEKVHVNLMILEARMQAELLYALRAVMRYMT; encoded by the exons ACACGCATATTGTTGATGGATGCATTCCTTCAGAACAACAGATTGGATCATGTCTCCAGGGTAATGTCATCGCATCCCTTGTATTTAGACCACTTCCTTCGAACTCAAAATTTCATCCTTAGGGGTGATGGACCGCTTCCTTACGACTACAGACATCTCATAGCCATTATG GCCGCGGGTAGGCACCAGTGCAGCTATCTGATAAACCTGCAGAAGGGAGAGTTTCTTCTTCAGGGTGGTGACCCCTTGTGGCTTCAAGGTTTGAGATCGATCCCACGGAAGCTTCAAGATCTCTATGAGATCAATAAAATCTTAGCTCACAGGCCGTGGCTTCTAAATAAAACGCACATAGAG AAACTGACCAAAGGCGCGGACAATTGGTCCTTGGCCGAAGTCGTCCATGCGATAGTCCTTTTGGCTCATTTTCATTCGTTGTCATCGTTCGTTTTCTCATGTGGAATCAACGAAGAATTGGACAACGTAACGGGCCATCATTACAAGGAAAATATACAAGACAATAGCAATAAAGTGCCACCTGCCAAAGAAAAACTTTCTAGTAGCCCCAAGGAAATACCCAATGGCGACGGCAAGACTG aAAACGTACCGTCGCCGCCATCGTCGCCTAGCATAGTTGGTGAACAAGAGGTCGGTGTGGAGACTTTAATGGAGCGAATGAAACGACTTTCCGAAAAGTCCGAGTCTTATCAAATAACGCAAGAAGAATTATCCAAAAGATTTGAAACGGTCGAAACGCAATCAGCCGAATTGGCAGCTGCACCTCAAAGAAGTAGCAGCATTCTTGATTCCGACATCGGCCTGTTCATCGACGATCCTACCTTCATATACCAAGATTTTGCTAAG cGAGGTCAACTGAACGACATACCGACCTTCCGCGTGCAAGACTATTCCTGGGATGACCACGGTTACTCGTTGGTGAATCGACTTTACAACGACGTGGGCAATTTCCTCGACGACAAGTTCAAGACGACTTACAATCTGACGTACTACACGATGGGTACGCATAGTAAGGTCGACACATCTCGTTTCAGACGAGCAATATGGAACTACATCCAATGTATGTTCGGAATAAGGCACGATGACTACGATTATAACGAGGTTAATCAACTCCTCGAACGAAGTCTTAAGACCTTTATCAAAAGCGCTGTCTGTTATCCGGAACGCGTTACTAAGAAGGATTACGATCGTGTCATGAGGGAGTTCAAGCACAGTGAGAAG GTGCATGTGAACTTGATGATATTGGAGGCACGCATGCAAGCGGAATTATTGTATGCTTTACGTGCCGTGATGAGATATATGACCTAA